A region from the Triticum urartu cultivar G1812 chromosome 1, Tu2.1, whole genome shotgun sequence genome encodes:
- the LOC125538263 gene encoding protein SCARECROW 2-like, which translates to MAATADPRAKPPAAPSTHHLEPWARPQQQPPRPHRVESPSGGASGARDRRRSSSHSHRGADAAGDDGGIEGLRVKLMGHLRDAADRLRVPQKSPPLPPPPPPAKPKEPQPERMAPPPPPTEEPQPPQADVADKPWKLRERTRRRPAALSSSWPAAPAPPSRRRKRAPFSVSLSPEEIEEDIYALTGGRPRRRPRKRPRAVQRQLDSLFPGLWLAEVTADDYKVPDDE; encoded by the exons ATGGCGGCCACGGCAGATCCGCGGGCGAAGCCGCCGGCCGCGCCCTCCACGCACCACCTCGAGCCGTGGGCGCGCCCGCAGCAGCAGCCGCCTCGACCCCACCGCGTCGAGTCGCCCTCGGGGGGTGCGTCGGGCGCCCGCGATCGCCGCCGCTCGTCGTCTCACTCCCACCGCGGGGCCGACGCCGCCGGCGACGACGGCGGGATCGAGGGGCTCCGGGTGAAGCTCATGGGCCACCTGCGCGACGCGGCCGACCGGCTTCGCGTGCCCCAGAAAAGTCCTCCCCTGCCCCCGCCGCCCCCACCGGCCAAGCCGAAGGAGCCCCAGCCAGAGCGCATGGCGCCGCCTCCACCTCCCACGGAAGAGCCGCAGCCTCCTCAGGCGGACGTGGCGGACAAGCCGTGGAAGCTGCGGGAGCGCacgcggcggcggccggccgCGCTGTCGTCGTCATGGCCGGCGGCGCCGGCTCCGCCGTCGAGGCGGCGCAAGCGCGCCCCTTTCTCCGTCTCCCTGTCGCCGGAGGAGATCGAGGAGGACATCTACGCGCTGACGGGCGGCCGGCCGCGGCGGCGGCCGAGGAAGCGGCCGCGCGCCGTACAGCGGCAGCTCGAT TCGCTCTTCCCCGGGCTCTGGCTGGCCGAGGTCACCGCCGACGACTACAAGGTGCCCGACGACGAGTAG